The following are from one region of the Nicotiana tabacum cultivar K326 chromosome 3, ASM71507v2, whole genome shotgun sequence genome:
- the LOC107786633 gene encoding UBP1-associated protein 2C, protein MDLTKKRKADENGGAYPVSNELVTAAAPPALGVLSPEDIDRILEPFTKDQCISILRNASLRYPDILEAVRSIADADVSQRKLFVRGLGWETTTDKLKQVFSAYGELDEAIVITDKASQKSKGYGFVTFKHVDASILALKEPNKKIDGRITVTQLAAAGNAGNSQSADVALRKIYVGNVPFEITSEKLLNHFSMYGEIEEGPLGFDKQTGKAKGFAFFVYKTEEGARASLVDPVKTIDGHQVLCKLATDNKKGKPQHNMGPGGMSNTGHPTGMPGDDRVGTMPGSNYGVPVSGLGPYPGYSGVPGPGMQQPPPQPGMVAHQNPHPVGPGYGNQGPGSFTGSAGGYAGAGGYGGGAGDYTGGLGNAGYRMPQSSAGMPSSGGYPDGGNYGLQSGYPSQVPQPGGAVARVPPGGMYQGMPPYY, encoded by the coding sequence ATGGATCTAACGAAGAAACGCAAGGCAGATGAGAACGGCGGTGCTTATCCTGTATCTAACGAACTCGTTACCGCCGCCGCTCCTCCGGCACTCGGCGTTCTCTCCCCCGAAGACATCGACAGAATTCTCGAACCGTTCACGAAAGACCAGTGCATCTCAATCCTCCGTAACGCCTCCCTTCGTTACCCCGATATCCTCGAAGCTGTTCGTTCCATCGCCGATGCCGACGTCTCTCAGCGCAAGCTTTTTGTCCGTGGTCTTGGTTGGGAGACCACTACCGACAAGCTCAAACAGGTTTTTTCTGCATACGGAGAACTCGACGAGGCCATAGTTATAACCGACAAGGCCTCGCAGAAATCAAAAGGCTATGGTTTTGTAACTTTCAAGCATGTGGATGCGTCGATTCTTGCTTTAAAGGAGCCCAACAAGAAAATTGATGGCCGTATTACGGTGACACAGCTGGCAGCTGCAGGTAATGCGGGGAATTCACAGTCTGCTGATGTGGCGCTTAGGAAGATCTATGTTGGTAATGTTCCATTTGAGATTACGTCTGAGAAGCTTTTGAATCACTTTTCCATGTACGGAGAGATTGAAGAGGGGCCTTTGGGATTTGATAAACAGACTGGAAAGGCAAAAGGTTTTGCGTTTTTTGTGTACAAGACTGAGGAAGGAGCAAGGGCGTCTTTGGTTGATCCTGTGAAGACGATTGATGGACATCAGGTGTTGTGCAAATTGGCGACGGATAATAAGAAGGGGAAGCCCCAACATAATATGGGGCCTGGTGGAATGTCCAATACTGGACATCCTACAGGAATGCCTGGTGATGATAGGGTTGGAACGATGCCTGGTTCTAATTATGGTGTTCCTGTAAGCGGGTTGGGTCCGTATCCTGGGTATTCAGGTGTGCCTGGTCCAGGAATGCAGCAGCCACCGCCTCAGCCTGGAATggtggcacatcagaatccacaTCCTGTTGGACCTGGATATGGAAACCAAGGACCGGGTTCTTTTACTGGCAGTGCTGGTGGATATGCTGGCGCTGGTGGGTATGGTGGTGGTGCAGGGGATTACACTGGTGGACTTGGAAATGCTGGTTACAGGATGCCACAAAGTTCTGCTGGAATGCCTAGTTCAGGAGGTTATCCAGATGGTGGTAATTATGGATTACAGTCGGGTTATCCCTCACAGGTACCACAACCAGGAGGAGCAGTGGCCAGGGTTCCACCAGGTGGGATGTACCAGGGCATGCCCCCATACTACTGA